A single genomic interval of Arachis duranensis cultivar V14167 chromosome 7, aradu.V14167.gnm2.J7QH, whole genome shotgun sequence harbors:
- the LOC107496154 gene encoding cellulose synthase-like protein E1 isoform X1 encodes MVVKRSDDEESLFETTKSRGSFLYRVFSVSLFVAMCFVYAYRLTQIPTGGEDHGGGEDYYYGTWTWLGLLAAELWFGLYWVLAQAFRWNLVFRKTFKNRFSQRYEESKLPKVDIFVCTADPDIEPPIMVINTVLSLMAYDYPSEKLSVYLSDDAASELTFYALLEASLFAKHWLPFCKKFNVQPRSPAAYFNNILLHHNHATKEFANIKKLYDEMKKRIEDATKLGRVASEERSKHSGFFQWNSYSSRRDHDTILQIILHKKEPHNSKDEDGNYLPTLMYLAREKRPQHHHNFKAGAMNSLLRVSSVISNAKIVLNVDCDMYSNSSESVRDALCFLMDEEKGHEIAFVQFPQNFDNILKHDIYSSTLLTLIDVEMHGADGYDGPLYIGTCCFHRRDALCGMKFSNRYKNDLLRSERDNCIEVNLNELEVKSKALASCTYEENTLWGKEMGVIYGCLVEDVMTGLCIHLQGWKSVYYSPPRKAFYGVAPTTLLQALVQHKRWAEGELQILLSKHCPAFYGHGRINLALQMGYSYYNCWALTSLSKLCYSIIPSLYLLRGIPLFPKMSSMWFIPFAYVIVGESARSLLEFVLFGGTIQGWWNDLRMVLYKGTSSYLFALIDNISKLFGLPDSPFTVTAKVMEEDVSERYEKQVMEFGAASPLFTVLATLALLNLFCLLGILKELALSENWSETYKKMSLQILLCGFLVLINIPIYQGLFLRKDKGRLPSSIAIKSTVLALSTCILFNMLKD; translated from the exons ATGGTTGTAAAGAGGAGTGATGATGAAGAATCATTGTTTGAGACAACCAAATCAAGAGGGAGCTTCCTATATAGGGTGTTCTCAGTGTCTTTATTTGTAGCCATGTGCTTTGTCTATGCTTACAGGTTGACCCAGATACCCACCGGTGGAGAAGACCACGGCGGCGGCGAAGATTACTACTATGGGACATGGACTTGGCTCGGGTTGCTTGCGGCGGAGCTGTGGTTCGGCCTCTACTGGGTCTTGGCTCAAGCCTTCCGGTGGAACTTAGTGTTTAGGAAAACCTTCAAGAACAGATTCTCTCAAAG ATATGAAGAAAGCAAGTTACCAAAAGTGGACATATTTGTGTGCACAGCAGATCCAGATATTGAGCCACCAATAATGGTGATCAACACAGTCTTGTCTCTTATGGCTTATGACTATCCTTCTGAGAAGCTGAGTGTTTATCTCTCTGATGATGCTGCTTCTGAACTCACTTTCTATGCTCTTTTGGAAGCTTCTCTCTTTGCCAAGCATTGGTTACCTTTCTGCAAGAAATTCAATGTTCAGCCTAGGTCTCCAGCtgcttattttaataatatcctTCTTCACCATAATCATGCTACTAAAGAATTCGCAAACATTAAG AAATTATACGATGAGATGaaaaagagaattgaagatgCAACTAAGTTGGGAAGAGTAGCGAGTGAAGAACGCTCTAAGCATAGTGGATTTTTCCAGTGGAATTCGTATTCTTCTCGACGTGACCATGACACAATTCTTCAA ATAATACTGCATAAGAAGGAGCCTCATAATTCTAAAGATGAAGATGGGAATTATTTGCCAACTCTTATGTATTTGGCTCGTGAGAAGAGACCCCAACATCATCACAATTTCAAAGCTGGAGCCATGAACTCCTTG cTAAGGGTGTCATCAGTGATTAGCAATGCAAAGATCGTTCTAAATGTAGATTGTGACATGTACTCAAACAGTTCAGAATCAGTGAGGGATGCTCTTTGCTTTTTGATGGATGAAGAGAAAGGCCATGAAATTGCTTTTGTGCAGTTCCCTCAGAACTTTGACAACATTCTCAAGCATGACATATACAGCAGCACTCTATTAACATTAATTGAT GTGGAGATGCATGGTGCGGATGGTTATGATGGTCCTTTGTACATTGGAACATGCTGCTTTCATAGAAGAGATGCTCTATGTGGGATGAAGTTCAGTAATAGATACAAGAATGACTTATTAAGGAGTGAGAGAGACAATTGCATAGAAGTAAACTTGAATGAATTAGAAGTAAAATCAAAGGCTCTAGCAAGTTGCACCTATGAAGAAAACACACTTTGGGGAAAAGAG ATGGGTGTGATATATGGGTGTCTAGTGGAGGATGTGATGACAGGACTGTGTATACATTTACAAGGATGGAAATCAGTGTACTATAGCCCACCAAGGAAGGCTTTCTATGGTGTTGCTCCAACCACCTTGCTTCAAGCACTTGTTCAGCACAAGAGATGGGCTGAAGGAGAACTTCAAATTCTTCTTTCTAAGCATTGTCCAGCATTCTATGGCCATGGAAGGATCAACTTAGCCCTACAAATGGGATATTCTTACTACAATTGTTGGGCACTCACCTCCTTATCAAAGCTATGTTACTCCATCATCCCTTCACTCTATCTCCTTAGAGGCATTCCCTTGTTTCCAAAG ATGTCTAGCATGTGGTTCATACCTTTTGCATATGTAATAGTGGGTGAAAGTGCTCGCAGTTTGTTGGAGTTTGTGTTATTTGGAGGCACAATCCAAGGTTGGTGGAATGACCTAAGGATGGTGCTGTACAAGGGAACAAGCTCTTACCTATTTGCTCTCATAGACAATATCTCCAAGTTGTTTGGCCTTCCAGATTCTCCCTTTACAGTCACAGCTAAGGTCATGGAGGAAGATGTTTCTGAACGATACGAGAAACAAGTTATGGAGTTTGGAGCAGCTTCTCCATTGTTCACTGTATTGGCAACACTTGCATTGCTCAATTTGTTCTGTTTACTTGGCATCTTGAAGGAGTTAGCCCTTAGTGAAAACTGGTCTGAAACTTACAAGAAAATGTCATTGCAAATTCTGTTATGTGGGTTCTTGGTACTTATCAATATTCCTATATACCAAGGACTTTTCTTAAGGAAGGATAAGGGCAGATTGCCAAGCTCTATTGCCATTAAATCAACAGTATTGGCTCTAAGCACATGCATCCTCTTCAACATGCTGAAAGATTAA
- the LOC107496226 gene encoding cellulose synthase-like protein E6 isoform X1: MREKEDDEIVGAPLLFETKEARFRGAYKLFASTILVSISLILFYRVTNFPTATRTESWAWIAMLVSEILFGLYWIITQSVRWRIAFQSPSKHTLLQRYDEEKMPAVDIFVCTADPKLEPPLMVINTILSAMAYNYPSNKLSVYLSDDGGSELTFYALFKASIFSKHWLPFCRKFNLQTRSPHAYFSALNHNYHSHHHDHDDDFHKQCLFIKKLYEEMKSDIETTLAKGKVAHSERNFHKGFKEWSSKTKKQDHHSIVQIIIDGRDKNAVDEDGIQLPRVVYVAREKRPNYPHHFKAGAMNALIRVSSEISNGPLILNLDCDMYPSNADTIQETLCFFMDESRGQNIAYVQFPQNYNNLTNNDLYASSCLATDMIELAGISGHGAALYCGTGCFHRRESLSGAHFKDYKAKLDHIMINTKIEDNRTVDELNEASKLLATCTYEHGTLWGKEMGLVYGIPVEDIASGLAITCRGWRSIYYNPERKAFIGVAPTTLDVALVQHKRWSEGMFQIFLSKYCPFIYGHAKINIGIQMGYCVYLLWAPLSLPTLSYAILPPLCFIRGIPLFPQPTSLWFLPFAYAFVANNGYSLCEALICGSTIKSWLNLQRMRFIRRTTSYFFGFIDTITKQLGLSQTNFVVTDKVVTEDVQKRYEKEIIDFGGCSSIMLTMMVTLALLNLLGLLVGIRRIIMGQLIMIIQIVISAMIVMVNLPVYEALFIRSDKGSISSNVMIKSFVLASLACFIATFVF, encoded by the exons ATGAGggaaaaagaagatgatgaaattGTTGGTGCTCCTTTATTGTTTGAGACAAAAGAAGCAAGATTCAGAGGTGCTTACAAGTTGTTTGCATCAACAATATTGGTATCCATATCTTTGATTTTGTTCTACAGAGTAACAAACTTCCCAACAGCAACAAGAACAGAATCATGGGCATGGATTGCTATGTTGGTGTCTGAGATTTTGTTTGGATTGTATTGGATCATCACTCAATCTGTTCGTTGGAGAATAGCTTTTCAATCTCCATCCAAACATACCCTTTTACAAAG ATATGATGAAGAGAAGATGCCAGCGGTGGACATATTTGTGTGCACAGCTGATCCAAAATTAGAGCCACCATTAATGGTGATTAACACAATATTATCAGCAATGGCATACAATTATCCTTCAAATAagttgagtgtgtatctctctGATGATGGAGGATCAGAGTTAACATTCTATGCACTCTTCAAAGCTTCCATTTTCTCTAAACATTGGTTGCCATTCTGCCGAAAATTCAATCTTCAAACTAGGTCACCTCACGCTTATTTTTCCGCCctaaatcataattatcatagccATCATCATGATCATGATGATGACTTTCATAAACAATGTTTATTTATCAAG AAATTATACGAAGAAATGAAAAGTGATATTGAAACAACATTAGCAAAGGGTAAGGTTGCACATAGTGAGAGGAATTTTCACAAAGGTTTCAAAGAATGGAGTTCGAAAACCAAAAAGCAGGACCACCATTCTATCGTGCAG ATCATAATCGATGGAAGGGATAAAAATGCTGTAGATGAAGATGGAATACAATTGCCTAGAGTTGTATACGTGGCACGTGAGAAAAGACCCAATTACCCTCACCATTTCAAAGCAGGAGCTATGAATGcattg ATAAGAGTGTCATCGGAGATAAGCAATGGTCCCTTGATTCTGAACTTGGATTGTGACATGTACCCAAGTAACGCAGATACAATTCAAGAAACACTATGTTTCTTCATGGATGAATCCAGAGGCCAAAACATTGCTTATGTTCAATTCCCACAAAACTATAATAATCTCACCAACAATGATCTCTATGCCAGTTCTTGCCTTGCCACAGATATG ATTGAGCTAGCTGGAATAAGTGGACATGGAGCTGCCCTGTATTGTGGAACAGGGTGCTTCCATAGAAGAGAAAGCCTCTCTGGAGCTCACTTTAAAGATTACAAAGCCAAATTGGATCATATCATGATCAACACCAAAATAGAAGATAATAGAACAGTTGATGAATTGAATGAAGCATCAAAACTTCTTGCTACTTGCACCTATGAGCATGGCACCCTTTGGGGGAAGgag ATGGGATTGGTGTATGGGATTCCAGTGGAAGACATAGCAAGTGGGCTTGCAATAACTTGCAGAGGATGGAGATCAATATACTATAATCCAGAAAGGAAAGCTTTCATTGGTGTAGCTCCAACAACCTTAGATGTTGCACTTGTTCAGCATAAGAGGTGGTCGGAGGGGATGTTCCAAATTTTCTTGTCAAAGTACTGTCCTTTCATTTATGGGCATGCCAAGATCAACATTGGTATTCAAATGGGTTATTGTGTCTACCTCTTATGGGCACCTTTGTCACTTCCTACTCTTTCTTATGCCATTCTTCCTCCTCTTTGCTTCATTCGTGGAATACCATTGTTCCCACAG CCTACAAGCCTATGGTTCCTTCCCTTTGCATATGCATTTGTAGCCAACAATGGTTATAGCCTATGTGAGGCATTGATTTGTGGATCCACAATAAAGAGTTGGTTGAACTTGCAAAGAATGAGATTCATAAGGAGAACCACTTCCTATTTCTTTGGATTCATTGATACCATAACAAAGCAATTGGGACTATCACAAACAAATTTTGTAGTAACAGACAAGGTTGTCACCGAGGATGTTCAAAAGAGGTATGAGAAAGAAATCATTGACTTTGGAGGATGTTCATCAATCATGTTGACCATGATGGTAACATTGGCATTACTAAACCTTCTTGGTCTTCTTGTGGGAATTAGGAGAATTATTATGGGACAATTGATTATGATTATTCAAATTGTGATTAGTGCAATGATTGTAATGGTGAATTTACCAGTTTATGAAGCTCTTTTCATCCGTAGTGATAAAGGTAGCATATCAAGCAATGTGATGATTAAGTCCTTTGTGTTGGCCTCATTGGCATGCTTCATTGCAACTTTTGTCTTCTAA
- the LOC107496226 gene encoding cellulose synthase-like protein E6 isoform X2 translates to MREKEDDEIVGAPLLFETKEARFRGAYKLFASTILVSISLILFYRVTNFPTATRTESWAWIAMLVSEILFGLYWIITQSVRWRIAFQSPSKHTLLQRYDEEKMPAVDIFVCTADPKLEPPLMKLYEEMKSDIETTLAKGKVAHSERNFHKGFKEWSSKTKKQDHHSIVQIIIDGRDKNAVDEDGIQLPRVVYVAREKRPNYPHHFKAGAMNALIRVSSEISNGPLILNLDCDMYPSNADTIQETLCFFMDESRGQNIAYVQFPQNYNNLTNNDLYASSCLATDMIELAGISGHGAALYCGTGCFHRRESLSGAHFKDYKAKLDHIMINTKIEDNRTVDELNEASKLLATCTYEHGTLWGKEMGLVYGIPVEDIASGLAITCRGWRSIYYNPERKAFIGVAPTTLDVALVQHKRWSEGMFQIFLSKYCPFIYGHAKINIGIQMGYCVYLLWAPLSLPTLSYAILPPLCFIRGIPLFPQPTSLWFLPFAYAFVANNGYSLCEALICGSTIKSWLNLQRMRFIRRTTSYFFGFIDTITKQLGLSQTNFVVTDKVVTEDVQKRYEKEIIDFGGCSSIMLTMMVTLALLNLLGLLVGIRRIIMGQLIMIIQIVISAMIVMVNLPVYEALFIRSDKGSISSNVMIKSFVLASLACFIATFVF, encoded by the exons ATGAGggaaaaagaagatgatgaaattGTTGGTGCTCCTTTATTGTTTGAGACAAAAGAAGCAAGATTCAGAGGTGCTTACAAGTTGTTTGCATCAACAATATTGGTATCCATATCTTTGATTTTGTTCTACAGAGTAACAAACTTCCCAACAGCAACAAGAACAGAATCATGGGCATGGATTGCTATGTTGGTGTCTGAGATTTTGTTTGGATTGTATTGGATCATCACTCAATCTGTTCGTTGGAGAATAGCTTTTCAATCTCCATCCAAACATACCCTTTTACAAAG ATATGATGAAGAGAAGATGCCAGCGGTGGACATATTTGTGTGCACAGCTGATCCAAAATTAGAGCCACCATTAATG AAATTATACGAAGAAATGAAAAGTGATATTGAAACAACATTAGCAAAGGGTAAGGTTGCACATAGTGAGAGGAATTTTCACAAAGGTTTCAAAGAATGGAGTTCGAAAACCAAAAAGCAGGACCACCATTCTATCGTGCAG ATCATAATCGATGGAAGGGATAAAAATGCTGTAGATGAAGATGGAATACAATTGCCTAGAGTTGTATACGTGGCACGTGAGAAAAGACCCAATTACCCTCACCATTTCAAAGCAGGAGCTATGAATGcattg ATAAGAGTGTCATCGGAGATAAGCAATGGTCCCTTGATTCTGAACTTGGATTGTGACATGTACCCAAGTAACGCAGATACAATTCAAGAAACACTATGTTTCTTCATGGATGAATCCAGAGGCCAAAACATTGCTTATGTTCAATTCCCACAAAACTATAATAATCTCACCAACAATGATCTCTATGCCAGTTCTTGCCTTGCCACAGATATG ATTGAGCTAGCTGGAATAAGTGGACATGGAGCTGCCCTGTATTGTGGAACAGGGTGCTTCCATAGAAGAGAAAGCCTCTCTGGAGCTCACTTTAAAGATTACAAAGCCAAATTGGATCATATCATGATCAACACCAAAATAGAAGATAATAGAACAGTTGATGAATTGAATGAAGCATCAAAACTTCTTGCTACTTGCACCTATGAGCATGGCACCCTTTGGGGGAAGgag ATGGGATTGGTGTATGGGATTCCAGTGGAAGACATAGCAAGTGGGCTTGCAATAACTTGCAGAGGATGGAGATCAATATACTATAATCCAGAAAGGAAAGCTTTCATTGGTGTAGCTCCAACAACCTTAGATGTTGCACTTGTTCAGCATAAGAGGTGGTCGGAGGGGATGTTCCAAATTTTCTTGTCAAAGTACTGTCCTTTCATTTATGGGCATGCCAAGATCAACATTGGTATTCAAATGGGTTATTGTGTCTACCTCTTATGGGCACCTTTGTCACTTCCTACTCTTTCTTATGCCATTCTTCCTCCTCTTTGCTTCATTCGTGGAATACCATTGTTCCCACAG CCTACAAGCCTATGGTTCCTTCCCTTTGCATATGCATTTGTAGCCAACAATGGTTATAGCCTATGTGAGGCATTGATTTGTGGATCCACAATAAAGAGTTGGTTGAACTTGCAAAGAATGAGATTCATAAGGAGAACCACTTCCTATTTCTTTGGATTCATTGATACCATAACAAAGCAATTGGGACTATCACAAACAAATTTTGTAGTAACAGACAAGGTTGTCACCGAGGATGTTCAAAAGAGGTATGAGAAAGAAATCATTGACTTTGGAGGATGTTCATCAATCATGTTGACCATGATGGTAACATTGGCATTACTAAACCTTCTTGGTCTTCTTGTGGGAATTAGGAGAATTATTATGGGACAATTGATTATGATTATTCAAATTGTGATTAGTGCAATGATTGTAATGGTGAATTTACCAGTTTATGAAGCTCTTTTCATCCGTAGTGATAAAGGTAGCATATCAAGCAATGTGATGATTAAGTCCTTTGTGTTGGCCTCATTGGCATGCTTCATTGCAACTTTTGTCTTCTAA